The genomic window CCACAGGAATGGAGAACACACCGGTTGTCTTCAACGGCAGGCTTCTGCTAGTGGACAATCATCGGCCTGGCGGATTTGAAGCGAAAGGCAAGGACGCCTACCTCTTCATCCGAGATCTCGTCACCGGAGAAGAACTGACGCGCTTCGGGACGGGCCATTCCTTTGTTTCTGCGTTTGTCGAAGGCGCGGAACTCAATGTATTCGCCACAGAGTTTGTGAGTTTCGGCAACGTCATCGATATGAAAGGCATCAACCGCTTTACCACCACCGACCTAAAAGAATGGAAACAAGAACTTGCTCTTGCGCCCGATGGCAACGAGCAGTTTTTCAACACATCCGTGTGCCGCGATGATCAAGGCTACCTCATGACCTACGAGTCGAGCACACCCGTGCAATGGTGTTTTCGTTTTGCGCGCTCGAAGGATCTCGCCCACTGGGAACGCATTCCCGATCTCGAATTCGCCGATGTTGCGGGCAAGACTCCCTGCGCGAATCCCACGATTCGTTTCATCGCTCCCTATTACTACGTGATGTACGGGATGCACTGTTACATGCCCGGCCTCGGTGAACACTACGCCTATCGCCTGCCTGAGACGAAGTACGTCACGGTAGTCGCCCGCTCCAAAGACCTCGCGATATGGGAAGTCAGCCCAACACGCGACGCCATGCTCGATCCTGTCACGGGTGAAGGTATCAACAATACCGATGCCGACCTCTTTGAATATGAAGGCAATACCTACGTCACATACGCAACAGGCGATCAAGCCACTTGGGGTACGATTCGTATGGCAATGTATGCAGGTCCCATGAAGGAGATGTTCGAGAAGTACTTCCCCGCCGATATACCCGTAATCAGGTTCGACGCGCATCAGAAGAAGTATGTCTTTCCATGACGCATGATGGGAAAGAGCAGTCGCGGTGTGTTGCCAATTCTGAGTGTCTGCGGATAGAACGCAAGGCGTTCCTCACCAGCGGCATCACTCCAACCGCAGCCAACCCAACTCCGAGGGGTCGTCGTTTCCATACCCAAGACGCGCTTGCACAGGCGAGCTAGAAGGCGGCGCCCAACTGATATCCGCGCTCTTCTTGTCCGGCGAAACGGCTGTCACCTCGACGTTGATCCTCATGGGACGCTCGGGATGAGCTTCGCCTTGAAACGCCGCGAGCGGGATTCGCAACCGGAACGCCCGCCGTCCATCGATCGAGTTCGTCGCAAAGTCCCACGGCGAATCGGGAACAAGCCACCCAAGACGCTCCGTACGATTTCCATTGATGTCGCCGCGAAACGTACGGCGCGGGTATATCTGCGTCGATTCGATGGCCACTGAAACCGCTGCCGGCCTCCACTGCTCCGACGGCGAGCAATCCACGTTCACATAAATCGCCTCGTCATCATGCACGGCCTGCCACGACCACGAAAGGTCCTGCGACGGCACATCCGCGCGCGGCAATGAAGCCCATACGGCATCGCTCTGCCATGACTCGGCAAACTCATCACCCGCTCGCGCGCATCGATAGACAAACGGTCCGTCTGCCAAGCCAGACTCTTCAGGGAAAATGGGGCTTCCTGCTGCGATAGCACTTTCGGCTTCGACGAATTCCGTACGCAGCATTTCTTGCAGCCGTTCGATACGCCAGCGTAGCTCAGCGGGGAAATAGGTGTAGTTCTCTGCCTCCGCCTGAAACCCCAAATATGGATTGCGATTGCACAGATCGATCATTTTCGTCGAGTGCGCGATTTCGTCTTCCGCAATCGCACGCAACTCGCCTAGTAGTTTCATTCGATCGGCACCCGAGTCGTAAATCAATCGTTCTCGAAGATCGTAAAAGCGCAGGATGTTGTAACCGGTATGAAACTGGATGTCGAGCGCCTGCGCCACGGTTAGATCGATCTGCCGCGCGGGGTCATTGGCGCACATCGGCTCTAGTTCCATCAGCACATCAAGCGCTTCCCTCCACCCCTCCGACATTCGTTTCAGGAGCGTGAGCATCTCCTCCATCGTGTGTGTACCGCTGAAGCACTCGCCAATGCGGTCGCCGCTCGGCGGATACTCGAGCTTCCATACCGGGGACAGGTTCTTGTGCACGGGCTTCAGGTGCAACGGCCACACGACGCCGTCGTGCATCGGTCCGTAGTATTGAAAGGCGTTCGTCAGCGGATAGTTCTCGTAGGCCTTCGCAAACATCCTCCACGCGCGCACGACCTTCTCCGCGTTTGAAGGACCCCAATCACGCCGCGCGAGTTCAAGCAGAAATGCGTCTTCGCTCATTGTCTCGGGCACAAACGGCAGCACACCCGCCGCTGCCCGATTCATGACGGACGGCAGGCTCCCGATATACCAACACTGCATGACGCTGGTGACGCCCAGCCGCCGCATCTCGCGATACTTCTCATAGAGGTTTCCAGGCACCGGGACATAGGGCGCGGTCGACGCTTCAAACGAAGTGCACGCCTGAAGTTTCGCGCCCATCGCAACACCGCCTTCGGCCGCCGCCCCCGCGATAGACCGGAATGTCTCGCTCGGTCCGACGTAGGATAGCCAGTAGTCTCCAGCGTGACGCGGTTTGCCGAGCTGTTCCTTGACCCCATCGGACTCGAAATTGTATTGGCAAATCACTCCCGGCGGCGTCAACCGCGCAATATCGCGCAGCGGTTCCGTGCTTCGCTGCGAACCCGTGCCATTCCCTGGAACGTAAAGCCACGAGATGAGTTTCGCGTCGGGATTTGCCGCGTGCATTCCCCGCTCCATGGCCGACAACGAAGCGCGCAGAATCTCCCCCGGCGCCTTCTGCGCGCAGACAGGACAGGCCACTTGCCACCCCTCGTTGGCTCCGCTCAAGCACGTTGTCGAGCGCTCTCCAAAGCTGATGTTGATCAGCCCGCCCAGATTTGGCGCTTGCGTGAAGATGTCGTTCATCGCCTCGAACAGATACGTTTGCGCGGCATCGGAAAACGGACAAAACAGTAGCCCGCTGCCGCTGAACGCCTTGCTGCCTAGCTCGGGGTGCGCCTTCACGAGAGGGTTGTCGGGGTCCATCACGCGCGGCTCGATACAGAATAGAAAGACCTTGATGCCGTACCGCCCACATTTAGCTATCGTCTTTCGCAACTTCTCAAGGCGCCGCTCACGTTTTGGATCGACTGCATCCGTCAGCGATGTCTTGCAGATATCCTTGAACTCAATGGTCAACCACAACCCGTTTACCCCGTCGTGCGCAAGTCGATTGAGATACCCGTCCGGGTAGTAGTCCACATCATCCAGCAATTCGTCCTTGTTCTTGGGCGGTCGCTTGATCGGTCCGAAAAAGCAACGCGACACTCGCGTGGCGATAAATGGCGAGCGTTCGACCTCTCCCAACCGGAGAAATGGCCCTTCGGCGGCCATCAATTGGTCTTCGAGGAAGTAGATGCCGCGCCGGATGCCTTCGGTGTCTCCTGCTTGTATGCGACACGCATCGTCCCCAACGACAATCCTGAACGTCTCGAACGCGCCAGTTTGAACCTGCTCGGTGACGAGCCGGTAAGCCCCCTCTGTCGGAATACCAACACTCCGAAAAAAGACGCCAAGGTCCTCGTATGCGGTGTCGAGCACGCGCCCCGAGTCGGGGAATCCCGCCTCGACGCGAACACCGTCCTTCAAACTGACTTCGTCGGCGCGTTTCTCTACCCGATTCCAATGCGGTGTCCAGGTCATCGGCGCGGCCAGCGCGTCTACAAAAGCCCACTCATTTGGCAGAGGACTCGGCGGCGGCTCTTGAGCGTCACTAACTTGAGAGAAGATTCCCCCAAGGAACAGTAAACCTACCAGGCAGAAAACGTTGCGCCGGATATCCACACCAGTTCCTCTCCCATCGCGATCAGAAGCTTCTATCACGTAGCCAATCGGCGTCGAATATACCAACAGGCATAAGAACAGAAAGTCCCATCCGGATCAACGCAATACGATCCAGAACGTGGCTCATACGAGTGTTGTGATGACTTGCCTCTTCGCGCGCCGTCGCATACCCAAATGTAGTTTTCGCGCAGCGAAGACAACCGAATGGTATGGATCGCACGATAGTTCACAGGCATCGAATACCCGCAATACGCTAGATCCTCTAAGAAAATCGCATATTTTGCGCAAAACAGACCATTAGGCACAGTTCCTGCTATTTCGTCCAATCAGAAGGCATTGGTCGGCTGTCGACGGGCATCCTGGTTCTTCCGATTCTGAGGATTGCTTCCAAGCCGTAGTGGGATTTCGCGCGGCCAAACACGCGTTGGCACACGGGCACTGCCTGATCATTGGAAATGTCCGGGGTATATTCAATGAGTGTCGGAGCCTATCAGCCAGCCGTTGCCGCCGACGAGCCTGTCGCACGAGCCGGAATAGTCGACTTCCGCGCCGACGGCTGCGCTTCCCTCGTGCGCGGTTTGGAGGAACTCGGCTTTGCGACCATTTCTCATTCTCTCGAATTGCATCCTTCCGCGCAGCCTCACCTATTTGTCGTAGCAGTCGACGGACCAAACGAAGTCGCGTGTGCCGCGATTCGTGCTTACCGCCTGGCGCGCAGCCTGGATGGCCCGCCGGTACTTGTCATTTCCAATGCATACGACGAGTCTGCCGCCGCCGCGTATCTCGCCGCCGGGGCTACGGACTTTTTCAGTCAGCCTTCCTGCGGGAGCGCGCTTCGCGGGTGGTGTGAACGCATTCTCCACGCTCAGCGCGAAGACTGGCTGTACGACCAATGGATTCGCGAACGCCGGCGTAGTACCGCCTTCGATCGCGTAATCGTGCCTCTTGGCCTGGCCCTGTTTGCGGAGCGCGACTATGGCCGTTTGTTGGAGATGATCTTGCTGGAGGCCAAGTCGTTCTGTGGAGCCGACGGCGGCACGCTCTATGTGCGCACGGAAGACGACAGACTCGAATTCACCATGGTGCACAACGACACGCTCGGGATTTCCGAAGGGGGCTCGAAAGGTCCCGTCACGCGCTTCGAACCGTTGCCGTTGAACAACCCCAATGGCGGCGGGCAGGAGCGTCGTTATATTGCGACCTATGTTGCGCTGACGGGGAATCCCGTGAATCTGCCTGACGTCTATGAATCCAGCGCGTTCGACATCTCCGGTACGCGGCTCTTCGATGCGCAGAACGGATACCGAACTCAGTCCATTCTCGCGATGCCCCTGAAGAATCAACACGACCGGGTCATCGGCGTACTGCAGCTTATTAACGCACGTAACCCGATGACAGGCGAAGCGCAGCCCTTCGACTCGTTCCAAGAGGAGACTATTGCGTCTCTGGCGCGCCTGGCGGGGTCCGGACTGGAGTCCTACCAGCGCATGCACACACTCCGCGAGCAGATCCAAGCGCTCCATCTCGAAATTGACGAGGTGAAGAAACAAGCGCAGGTCGCTCAAATCACGGGGTCTGAGTACTTTCAAGAGCTCAAGGACAAGGCCCGCATTTTGCGGGAAAAGGCACGTCGCAACGGAGATACGTAGAAAATGGAGCAGCGATGGGAAAGATAGTAGCGATTCATTCATTTCGCGGAGGAACGGGAAAATCAAATCTGTCTGCAAATCTGGCGTGCACGATAGCCGCGCGCGGCTATCGCGTTGGCGTCATCGACACCGATATCGCTTCACCGGGTGTGCACGTGCTGTTTGGGGTCGACGAAGCAAGACTGAAATACACCCTGAATGATTATCTCTGGGGCAATTGCCCCATCGAAGATGCGGCTGTCGACTTGTCCTCCACCCTCGCGAAGTTCCCCGCGTACGAACCCGGCACAGGCGCTCTCTTCCTGGTGCCTGCCAGCATCGACACCGGTGAAATCGCTCGCATTCTGCACGATGGATACGACGTAGGCCTGCTAAATGACGGAATCCTGAATCTGATCAGGCATTTCAGTCTCGACTTTGTCCTGGTCGACACTCACCCCGGAGTCAACGAAGAAACGCTCCTGTCTATCGCCATATCGGACTTCACGCTCCTTATCCTTCGCCCCGACCAACAGGACTTTCAGGGCACCGCGGTGACGGTAGAATTGGCGCGCCAACTGGACGTCAAGAACATGATGCTCATCGTCAACAAGGTCCACCGCTTGGCAGACCAGACGGCCTTGAGGCGCCTCGTGGAAGAGAAGCTTCAGACACCCGTCGGGGAAGTCATCCTGATGAGTGACGACATGGTTCAATTCGGCAGTGGCGGCCTCTACTGCATCCAGTATCCCGATCACGCGTACAGCGAAGCCGTCAGACGTATCTCCGGCCTTGTGACTTCTACTCTTTCTCCCTTCGAGGGCAACGCAGATAGGACATACGTATGAGCAAGCAGGATTCCGCTTCGGCTGTCAGCGCGTTACTCGGCGGCATCAAATCGGCCGCTTCCCCATTTCGAACCTATTTGAAGGACATTCATGCCCGCTTCAAAAGCGTTGACGACGGCAGCGTGGCGGACTACATCCCCGAGTTGGCCAAGGCCGACCCCAATTGGTTCGGCATCGCCGTTACCACAGTCTCCGGCGCGTCATTCGAAGTCGGCGACTCGCAACAACTCTTCACCATTCAGTCTGTTTCCAAACCATTCATGTTTGGATTGGCGCTCGAAGACCGAGGCCGTCAGACCGTACAGAAACGCGTTGGCGTCGAACCTACCGGCGACGCGTTCAACTCCATCATTCGTTTGGAGGAAAAGTCCGGCCGTCCGTACAACCCCATGATTAATGCGGGAGCCATCGCCACCGCGGGCATGGTGCAGGGAGCACACCTGACCGAGCGCCTCAACCGGATGCTGGATATGTTGCGCCGATACGCGGGCAGAAAACTCGACGTAGACATGGCGGTCTACACTTCAGAACGTTCCACCGGCCACCGTAATCGCGCCCTGGCGCACCTCATGCTCAACTTCGACATGGTCGATCCCAACATCGACGACACACTGGATCTCTACTTTCAGCAATGTTCGGTGCTTGTCAATGCGCATGACCTCGCCGTGATGGGGGCCACTCTGGCGAATGCCGGAATCAACCCGCTCACCGGCGAGCGCGCCATTGCTGCTGAGTATGTGCAAGATGTCCTGAGTGTGATGTACTCCTGCGGCATGTACGACTATGCCGGTGAATGGGCCTACACGGTGGGTTTACCCGCGAAGAGCGGCGTTGGCGGAGGTGTCGTGGTTGTCGTGCCGCACACGATGGCCATCGCCGTGTTCTCGCCGCTTCTAGACCACCGGGGCAATAGCGTGCGCGCGTTACGCGTTTGCGAAGCGATATCGAGCGACCTGGGACTGCACATCATGTCTCATTCGACCGACCGCGAACGCCTCAACAATCTGCTTCAAGGAGCGCTATGATCGCACGCTTGGATTTGTGCAGCTATGCCGGTTCGAATTCTTGGAACGTGCCGTCCCGGTAGACAAAGAGCTGCGGAGTCAAGCGGTAGGGTCCGGTTTGCCACGCCTCCTGTGCGATTTCGCGAAGCTTGCTCATGCCAGGTGCGTTCTCGCTGCCAGTAGCAACAAGAACGTCTCGCGTCGGTATCGCCACGACGACGTCCCCCTGCACCTCCGCTTGTATACCCGCCCAAATGGTGTCGAGCAACAACAGGCTGGCCTCGTACGTGCCGCCCGCCATGAACATGTAAAGCCCGTTACTCCCAGCGCGCTCTATCTTCGGCAGCAATCGTTTCAGATTCGACGCAGCGAGCACCCTCAGTTCCTCGCGTGAGACTTTCGCCTCTTCCAGCGCGCCTGGAGTCAGAAAGGCAATGCTGTTTTCCATATCGATGGCATAGACAATGACCAGCTCTCTGCTGAAATCCTCGTGCACCGGATCGGGGACATCCGTGGCGCCTCGCTCGCGCAAACCGCGCCTCATTTCCTCCAGCCATGCACGGTCTTTAATCACCGGCACAATGCAGGTTCTGTCTGTTCCATCGGACTTCTTCGCCAAAGTCTCCAACGTTCCCACCACAAACTGATCGATGGCATCTTGCTCTAAATGAGGGTGTTGTCGGCACGTCTCATACAAGTTGTCGAGAAATGACCTCGACTCTTGATCGTCCGCGCCCTTGATGGACAGCACCAGGTCTCTCTCAATCAAGACCGTCCATTGCGGACCGGCTTCCGCAAACGCCTTCGCGCACTCCTGGGTGAACTCCGCGGGCGATAGCGACCGCGCCTGCGATCGGCCTGGCAGTAACCGAAGAATAGAGCTGAGTAACTTCTTCACGGACACCCCCTGATTGGGCCTCGGTGATTGGCGATGGACACCGAACCTCGCCGTTATAGTACACAATTCTCCGTACAGGAGTTAAAGCTACCTCCCTCCATTTTCTTCCTCTGCACAAGACTTATCGACATTAAATAGCGGCAGGCCGGCGCCGAAGCGCCGGCCCGCATAGGACTCAGTGGCACCAGAGATTAGTAAACGGCTTTGATGACTACGCTGAACGTTGCCGAGTAGTTGCCGTTGCTGACGGTGAATGTCGTCGTCGAACCCGTGATGGTCGTGGAAACCGCGCCCATATCCTTCGTCGAGCCAATTTCGTATTCATCATAGAACTTGTTGAAGAAGTCGAGTTCATAGGCATTCAACCAGAAATTGAGCTGCGATTCGCCCGCGGGGATGATCATATCGAACACCACCCAATTCGGAGTCCTCGTCTGACCTTTCTTCAACTCAATTTTCGGAGACACGCCATCCGAGTACGACACATCGGTCATCGGTGCGGTCACGCCCCAAAGAGTCTGCGCCCGCGGCGAAGTCATCTTCGTCGAGAACACCCACTCGCTGTCGCCGAACAGATCGCCGTTGGTCTTCGAATAGAAGCTCGTCATCGTGACGGTCACGCGGATGTTGTTCTCCGCCGCCGACACGACACCGGCCCACATGCCCATATGGTCGACGATGCCGGTGTGTTCCGTCGGGTAATACGCCAAACCCGGCATCTGCAACACACCGTCAGTGGCCGCGTGTAACGCCGCTGTGGTCGTGTATCCGTTGAACTTCTCGTCGCTGACGTTATTGGTACCGTCGTTCGGCTGATTGCACAGCGCCGTGATGTAGCCATCGCCGTCCGCCGTTGCAACAAACTGATTGATGATGATCGGACCGTAGTAGGCCGAATTCATTGTCGCATGCGCCGAGATGTTCGAGTCGACCCAGCCGTACTGCATGCAATCGATATCCGGAGAAGGATCTTCGCCGAAGATCGGTCCCAGCAAATCGTAGTTGATGCTGCTGGCCGCCCAGTTGCCCTGCATCACGCCAACGATCGGCATCCAACGCGAAATAAGCTGGTCACTCGCCAAGTTGCACAGGTTGTGCTCAATCATGTAGCGCGTGATTTCCGTGCCAAAGCTGCCGGATAGAACGATGGCCGAGGTCGCGCCCGACCGCGTGATCACGTGCTTGATGTACTTGGCCATACGCAGCGCATACCGCGGCACATAAGTTCCCGACAACGCATTGTCAGCCGCGATATCTTCCGCCGTGTACCAAGCTGGGGGGGCGGCGCCGTAGTACGTAGCTCCGCACACCTGGTTTGGTGCCGTCGGATTCGCAATGTTCGTTGGACGTCCCGTGAAGGTCGCAATCTGGTTAACAGGTCCCGCGATGTCGTCGATGGTTGAATCATCCCCGTACACGTTCGTGTACGTCCAACCAGCGTTGTCGAATCCGTGAATGTAGACCATGATTGCAGTGCTTGGATTGTAGTTCACCGCATGGGCCGGGGGACTCAGAATCGCGACAGCCACCACCACTCCCGCGAAGACGAGGCACCTGGACCAGCATTTCGAACCGCTAGAAACGCTCCTCATAACCTCATTCCTTTCTCCCTGTTTTTCCTTTTGGTCCTCGGACCCCACGCCCGATTTCCAATTGACAACGTAGGACATACGCCCTGATTTGTCAATACTATTTTTGAGGAAATGGCTATAAATAGTAATACAAATTAATCGCCTTATCCCCAAAATAAGGAGACAGCGACTTCCGATTGTCCAGTGGACAAGCGCTTGACTCGGTCCAGGTTTCCGTCATGTTCAATTTCTATATTGATGCACATAAACCACTAATAAATAATATCTT from Candidatus Hydrogenedentota bacterium includes these protein-coding regions:
- the glsA gene encoding glutaminase A, yielding MSKQDSASAVSALLGGIKSAASPFRTYLKDIHARFKSVDDGSVADYIPELAKADPNWFGIAVTTVSGASFEVGDSQQLFTIQSVSKPFMFGLALEDRGRQTVQKRVGVEPTGDAFNSIIRLEEKSGRPYNPMINAGAIATAGMVQGAHLTERLNRMLDMLRRYAGRKLDVDMAVYTSERSTGHRNRALAHLMLNFDMVDPNIDDTLDLYFQQCSVLVNAHDLAVMGATLANAGINPLTGERAIAAEYVQDVLSVMYSCGMYDYAGEWAYTVGLPAKSGVGGGVVVVVPHTMAIAVFSPLLDHRGNSVRALRVCEAISSDLGLHIMSHSTDRERLNNLLQGAL
- a CDS encoding GAF domain-containing protein, which produces MSVGAYQPAVAADEPVARAGIVDFRADGCASLVRGLEELGFATISHSLELHPSAQPHLFVVAVDGPNEVACAAIRAYRLARSLDGPPVLVISNAYDESAAAAYLAAGATDFFSQPSCGSALRGWCERILHAQREDWLYDQWIRERRRSTAFDRVIVPLGLALFAERDYGRLLEMILLEAKSFCGADGGTLYVRTEDDRLEFTMVHNDTLGISEGGSKGPVTRFEPLPLNNPNGGGQERRYIATYVALTGNPVNLPDVYESSAFDISGTRLFDAQNGYRTQSILAMPLKNQHDRVIGVLQLINARNPMTGEAQPFDSFQEETIASLARLAGSGLESYQRMHTLREQIQALHLEIDEVKKQAQVAQITGSEYFQELKDKARILREKARRNGDT
- a CDS encoding DUF1444 family protein — translated: MKKLLSSILRLLPGRSQARSLSPAEFTQECAKAFAEAGPQWTVLIERDLVLSIKGADDQESRSFLDNLYETCRQHPHLEQDAIDQFVVGTLETLAKKSDGTDRTCIVPVIKDRAWLEEMRRGLRERGATDVPDPVHEDFSRELVIVYAIDMENSIAFLTPGALEEAKVSREELRVLAASNLKRLLPKIERAGSNGLYMFMAGGTYEASLLLLDTIWAGIQAEVQGDVVVAIPTRDVLVATGSENAPGMSKLREIAQEAWQTGPYRLTPQLFVYRDGTFQEFEPA
- a CDS encoding MinD/ParA family protein encodes the protein MGKIVAIHSFRGGTGKSNLSANLACTIAARGYRVGVIDTDIASPGVHVLFGVDEARLKYTLNDYLWGNCPIEDAAVDLSSTLAKFPAYEPGTGALFLVPASIDTGEIARILHDGYDVGLLNDGILNLIRHFSLDFVLVDTHPGVNEETLLSIAISDFTLLILRPDQQDFQGTAVTVELARQLDVKNMMLIVNKVHRLADQTALRRLVEEKLQTPVGEVILMSDDMVQFGSGGLYCIQYPDHAYSEAVRRISGLVTSTLSPFEGNADRTYV